The nucleotide sequence CAGTCGGTAAAATTCCTTGACAGTTTCCTGTCGGCTTCCATCCTGATAATTACGGTACTCTTCTTTGGATTTATCTTCTGCAGGATCCGGATATCTGGCGATGAGATCTTTTTCCCAATCCTCAATGTTTTGGAGAGGGGAAATTTCTTTTTTGGAATAGTTAGCTTTCACAATAGATTACAATTAATGATACATCAATTTTATTTTGAAACGCAGTGTTTAAGAGCCTGCCATTTCATTATTTAATAAATCAAGATTGGGGATATAAACTATTATGAATAACCAAATGTAAAAATAATTTGATAAAATCTACTGAGAGGGGCCAAAAACTTAAGGCTATGATAGCCTTGTTCGTTAGTAAAAGGTATGAATTTGTCAGTAAGCAAAGTAATTTTGTCAATGAAAGGAATGGATATATTTTTTATTTTCTCTTTTCAGGTTTTGATAATCTTATTTTTACAAGTAGCTTGCAATAGTTTTGAAAGTCACTAATCAAATTTTTAAAATTAAGTTTTTTAATTAAACCAAAATCAAATGAAAAATACTGTTCCAAAAGAAACCGCCAAGAAGTGGATGAAAAAGTGGAAAAACATGGAGAAGGATTATAATAAAAAAACTCCTGTAAATGGTTTTTTAATTCCATTGATTGATTTGCAAGAGGTTATGGCAGAGCCAGGAGTAACAAATGTGAGAACCTATATAGGTATCGATGATAATGATATGGAAAAATTGCTCATAGTGGGAGTGGATGAAAATGGTAATGACATGATAGATGAAGCCAAAGGCCAAAGTATCTATGATTTCACACAACCATGTCCACCAATGTGCGGAGAGATGGCACCAGATGGACTATTAAGCATTTAAATTTTCTTGCTAAAAAAGGAAATGTATCTATATAATTGGTTAACCTATTTTCATCTCCTTTTTTACACTTTAATGGTGATCTTTGGTTGGAGGTCTTTCTTAAATGCTAAGCTTCCAACCAAAGTATTTACCGTTGTTTTTAGTTTATTGTACTTCGTACAACTGCTTTCATTGGTCTTTGCCAAGTTGGCCATAAATAATTTACTGTTCTTCCATCTTATGCTGCTTATACAGTTTATTGGCTATAACCTGTTTTATTGGTTGATCCTTCCGGCCAATAAAACCAAAAGTTTTGCCTTGGGCTTAATGTTCTTTTCAATGGCCATTATTCTGGTTGAATACTATTTGAATTGGGAAAAGCTTTACAATGTATACGGTGGCTATGGTTATTTTGCCCTGAATATTAGCTTTGTTTTCTTCTCAATTTATTATTTGGTGCATGATATCCTGAATGATCTGGCCTTGGATTTTAGGTATTTAAATTATGCCATGTTGATTTATTCGGGGGGCAGTTCCATTATCTTTTTACTCGGGGACAAACTGGGTAATTTAGGTATCGGGGGACAAGTGCCCATTCTGATCATCAATATTGTTTTGCATCTTCTTTACCAAGTTTTTTATGCAATAGAAATATGGAAAATCAGGAGATAACCAATTATATATTATTGGCACTGATACTGGTAATGGTACTGACCATTATCATCATTGTTTCCATAGAATATATGCGAAAGAAGGTAATGAATGAAAAAATGTTGAATGCAGAGCTTAAGCTTAAGCATCAGACAGAGCTTTTGCATACTGTCATCCGTTCGCAGGAAGAAGAACGCAGGAGGGTTTCTGATGCCTTGCATGATGATATAGGTTCCAAATTAACCACTTTAAAACTGAGTTTGCATCAGCTTTTTTCCTCAGGTGAGCATGGTAAATTGGGTGAAGAACTTTTGGGGCTGTCCGAAAAGGTAGTGGACAGAACCCGGGAAATATCCCATGCCTACTCTCCTTTGATTGTTGAAAAGTTTGGTTTGGAAGCAGGTTTGGAAGAATTGGTAGCGGATTTAATTCAAGGGGAAAAACCACAAGTGTATCTTCAATTTGATTTCGATGAATCAAGATTGGATAAGGAAACACGCTTGATTTTATTCAGGATTTGCCAAGAACTGCTCAACAATACATTAAAACATGCCAATGCCCAGAATTTAAGCATGTCATTAAGTACAAAGGGAGATGTCTTGGTGTTTATCTATACAGATGACGGCAGGGGAATGGACATTGAAAGTAATTCCTCTGGCATTGGGATGCTAAATATCCGGAATAGGGTAGAGATGATGCAGGGACAAATGGATATGGAAAGTAGTGTAGGCACTGGGCTCAAGATTACCATAAAAAAAACATATCATGGGTAAAATGATAAAAATAGCCTTGGCTGATGATGAGGTCCTATTCCGGACCGTGATGAAAAAAATGCTTGAAGATACAGGGGATTATCAAGTGCTTTTCGACGTGGGAAATGGCCTTGAGCTGACTCAAAAATTGGAAGAAACAAGCAAAGGACTTTTTCCAGACTTGATATTGATGGACCTAAAGATGCCGGAATTAAATGGTGTAGAAACTACAAAGATAATTACGAAGAAATATCCGCATCTTAAGGTTGTGGCCCTTACT is from Echinicola marina and encodes:
- a CDS encoding sensor histidine kinase, with the translated sequence MENQEITNYILLALILVMVLTIIIIVSIEYMRKKVMNEKMLNAELKLKHQTELLHTVIRSQEEERRRVSDALHDDIGSKLTTLKLSLHQLFSSGEHGKLGEELLGLSEKVVDRTREISHAYSPLIVEKFGLEAGLEELVADLIQGEKPQVYLQFDFDESRLDKETRLILFRICQELLNNTLKHANAQNLSMSLSTKGDVLVFIYTDDGRGMDIESNSSGIGMLNIRNRVEMMQGQMDMESSVGTGLKITIKKTYHG